From Candidatus Hydrogenedentota bacterium:
GCGCTCAAAATCGTAGATTATGTAGATGGTTCCGTCGGGGGCCTGAACGCCGTCAGGATACGACACGGACTTTCGTTCGTCCACGACAAGCCCCCCATTCCACGACTTTCCGTCGTCGTCCGACAAATACGCAGTTAAATGGGAGCGAATCTTCCCGTTCGGCGGGTTGTGCTTCACAAGAAGAATTCTTTCCGAAGCGAGCCTGCGGATAAAAAAACGGGCGCTCGGGATGTGCGTTATGGTCGTGCACGGCTGCCCAGGGCTCCATGTTTTGCCTCCGTCGAGCGATATAGACTCACCTACTCCATAGTCGGTCCGCACAAGCATCCATAATGAGTTGTCTTTGCGTTCAACAATCATGTGTTCGTCGCAGGAACGTCCATTGACGTCGGAATACCCCAGCAGGTTCCATGTGGCACCTTGGTCTGTTGATCCATACGCCTTGGAACCCGAATTACCTGCGATGTTGTGGGCGTATTCGGGTCTCATGACTTCTGCGGGAAATGCCCATATCGCGACAGGTAGCATCCAGGTCCCACCGGAGAGGACCGTCGGCTTATTCATCATGATTCCATCGCAGATCCGCCGCGGTTCTGTCCACGATGGGGTCTCGTTGTCCGGCTCATTCGTGGTTACGCACCAGACTCCGGCGCGTCCATCCCAGTGATTAAAGCCCTGTGCCCAGAAGAACCAGAGGGTATCCTTGGGGTCTATCCACAAACACGGATCGAATGCCCGCACATCTCCTGCCGGATCAACTACCGCCTTGATCGTTGACCAAGTCGCTCCGTTGTCGCCGCTCGTGGCAAGCATGCAGTAATTGTCTTGATCCTCCCCTTTTCCGCCTCCA
This genomic window contains:
- a CDS encoding glycoside hydrolase, with translation MRFAIGCAISLLLLVCASHSQQVGPETDIQDLALKAPLLNTSPGPEYTGSRRLFQGIPGLERTRNGRLWATWYGGGKGEDQDNYCMLATSGDNGATWSTIKAVVDPAGDVRAFDPCLWIDPKDTLWFFWAQGFNHWDGRAGVWCVTTNEPDNETPSWTEPRRICDGIMMNKPTVLSGGTWMLPVAIWAFPAEVMRPEYAHNIAGNSGSKAYGSTDQGATWNLLGYSDVNGRSCDEHMIVERKDNSLWMLVRTDYGVGESISLDGGKTWSPGQPCTTITHIPSARFFIRRLASERILLVKHNPPNGKIRSHLTAYLSDDDGKSWNGGLVVDERKSVSYPDGVQAPDGTIYIIYDFERKAAREILLATFTEDDVMKGQFASGMARPRVLVNKATN